TACAGGGTATGCTTGGCGCCACAGGCCACGGAGATTTCATCACGGGTGTACTCCAGGCCGTGATCCCGCTTCATCTTGGCGATGATGGCGTCTTTCAGGTCGTCGGCGCCGCCAACCGGCATGTAGCGGGTGAATCCGGCGTCGATCGCCTTCTTGCCGGCCTCGCGGATGTTTTCCGGCGTATCGAAATCAGGCTCGCCTGCGCCGAAGCCGACGACATCGACCCCTTGGGCCTTGAGGGCCTTGGCCTTGGCGTCAATGGCAAGGGTGGGTGAGGGTTGGATCTTGTTGACGCGATCTGCGAGTTTCATACTGCCTCCTTGTGTGTAGTCGATCAGACTGAATCGGCGGACTGGCTGCCGGTAAGACCGTACTTCTTCTGCATGGCCGCCTTGACTTCGGCGGGAACGAAACTGTCCACGTTGCCTCCCAGAGAGCAGACTTCCCGGACGATGGAGGAAGAGAGGTAGCCGTACTGTACCGAGGTCATCATGAAGAGGGTCTCGACGTCGTGGCTGATGCTGTTGTTCATCTGCGCGATCTGAAATTCATACTCGAAATCGGAGATGGCCCGCAGGCCGCGAACCACCACGTGGGCGTTTTTTGAAGCAACATAATCTATCAGAAGGCCGCTGAAGGTGTCAACGGAGACCCGTTGCTCGTCCTTGAGCACCGAGCGGATCAGGGCGATCCGCTCGTCAATGCCGAATAGGGCGTTTTTCTGGGAGTTGCGGGCAACCGCTACGATGACGTGTTCGAAAATCCTGAGGCTGCGCTTGATGATGTCCAGGTGTCCGTAGGTGATCGGGTCGAAAGAGCCGGGATAGATGGCGATTCTGCTATGGGGCATGGCGTGCCTCCGTGGTGAAGAATAGGATGGCCGTGTCGCCGTAGACGCGGCGATCATGGAGGGTACAGCTGCCGATCCGTTCAGGCAGTTGGCTTCGGCTGTCCGTTTCCATGACCAGCGTTCCGCCGGGTTCCATTAACCGGTCCGCGACCTGCTCCAGAATCGTGGTCTGCAGGCCGGAGTCATAGGGGGGGTCGAGCAGTGCCAGGGTAAAACGCCGGCCATCGTCGGCAAGACGCTCTATGGCCCGTAATGCATCCTGCCTGAGTACGGTGGCGTCGGTGTCGCAGCCGGTGCGGGAAAGATTGGCCTGCAGAGCCTCAAGTGCCGGACGGTTCTTTTCGACAAAGACGCAGGATGCGGAACCGCGGGAGAGGGCTTCGATTCCCAGAGCACCGCTGCCGGCGAAAAGATCCAGCACATGTGCTGCTTCGAGCAGGCCTGCATGCTCGAGAATGTTGAACAGCGCTTCCTTGACCCGGTCGGTGGTGGGGCGCGTGGTGGTACCTCGTGGTGCCGTAAGCTTCAGACCGCCCGCTCTGCCGGAGATAACCCGCACCGTCTTTCACCTCGTTGTAACACATGGTTTGTAACGCCTGCTCGTGTGACGCGCCAGGCGAACCCTACCTGAGGGGTCGGCAGCTGTCAAGGTACAACGGCTTAATCGCAACTACCGGAAAAGTTATCTTTTCAGACGCGTTGTGACTTGCTATATATGCAAAAGTACTTTAATCCGACGGGAGACCGTTCCATGGAAACCGACAAGTTGACTACGGCCCGCGCCATCATGAAGGGATTCACGGTCCTGCCCACCGTTCCCGCCGCCGCGGCCAAGGCGATCAGGCTGCTGAACGAGGATGATGTCGACATGGGGGCCGTTGCCGACGTCATGCTGTCGGACCAGGTACTGGCCGCCCGGGTGATCCGGATCGTCAACTCCCCCCTCTGCAAGGTGATGGGCCAGATCCAGTCGGTCCGTCAGGCCTTGGTGTAT
The window above is part of the Trichlorobacter ammonificans genome. Proteins encoded here:
- the coaD gene encoding pantetheine-phosphate adenylyltransferase, whose product is MPHSRIAIYPGSFDPITYGHLDIIKRSLRIFEHVIVAVARNSQKNALFGIDERIALIRSVLKDEQRVSVDTFSGLLIDYVASKNAHVVVRGLRAISDFEYEFQIAQMNNSISHDVETLFMMTSVQYGYLSSSIVREVCSLGGNVDSFVPAEVKAAMQKKYGLTGSQSADSV
- the rsmD gene encoding 16S rRNA (guanine(966)-N(2))-methyltransferase RsmD, whose product is MRVISGRAGGLKLTAPRGTTTRPTTDRVKEALFNILEHAGLLEAAHVLDLFAGSGALGIEALSRGSASCVFVEKNRPALEALQANLSRTGCDTDATVLRQDALRAIERLADDGRRFTLALLDPPYDSGLQTTILEQVADRLMEPGGTLVMETDSRSQLPERIGSCTLHDRRVYGDTAILFFTTEARHAP